In Myxocyprinus asiaticus isolate MX2 ecotype Aquarium Trade chromosome 46, UBuf_Myxa_2, whole genome shotgun sequence, a single window of DNA contains:
- the LOC127435989 gene encoding DNA replication complex GINS protein PSF3-like isoform X1, with the protein MDSESYMPVPPGIGMEENLFSLDDILLSHERLPCKTECVFLRLGFLEKSSDTRDIPEATKMEMPLWLAKGLYEKKRRVLSVELPKVYRQGWRTVFGADPTVVDLHKMGPYYYGLGSQILHFDSPENQEIAQTVLQTFIGRFRRTMDSSQNAYNEDTSVLVERLDCLERSLFKAGQSGLNGFQLWEKGRSSHLTASSLVINYRKRKIADLQA; encoded by the exons ATGGATTCGGAATCCTACATGCCCGTTCCTCCGGGTATCGgaatggaggagaatttattttctttggatgatatattattatctcACGAGCGGCTGCCGTGCAAGACGGAGTGTGTTTTTCTGCGGCTCGGGTTCCTCGAGAAATCCAGTGACACCAGGGACATACCGGAG GCTACAAAGATGGAGATGCCACTTTGGCTTGCCAAGGGCCTTTATGAAAAGAAGAGGCGAGTACTGTCCGTGGAGCTGCCTAAGGTTTATCGTCAGGGCTGGAGAACAGTGTTCGGAGCGGATCCTACTGTTGTCGACCTTCACAAGATGGGGCCTTATTATTATGGGTTAGGCTCCCAGATACTGCATTTTGACAGCCCAGAAAACCAAGAGATTGCTCAAACCGTCCTCCAG ACTTTCATTGGACGTTTCCGCCGGACCATGGACTCGTCCCAGAACGCCTACAATGAAGACACATCAGTGCTAGTGGAGCGCTTGGACTGCTTAGAAAGGAGTTTGTTTAAGGCAGGACAGAGTGGACTGAACGGTTTCCAGCTGTGGGAAAAAGGTCGGTCCTCTCACCTGACTGCCTCTAGTCTAGTTATCAACTACAGAAAGAGGAAAATCGCCGACCTGCAGGCCTGA
- the LOC127435989 gene encoding DNA replication complex GINS protein PSF3-like isoform X2: MVVLDGWRGFLGRVESVISDPVGLLASMAAARSVVCLQTYSRPGGVEILLATKMEMPLWLAKGLYEKKRRVLSVELPKVYRQGWRTVFGADPTVVDLHKMGPYYYGLGSQILHFDSPENQEIAQTVLQTFIGRFRRTMDSSQNAYNEDTSVLVERLDCLERSLFKAGQSGLNGFQLWEKGRSSHLTASSLVINYRKRKIADLQA; this comes from the exons atggtggttttagatggatggcgaggctttttaggtcgggtggaatctgttatctctgatccagttggtttgctggcttccatggctgcagcacgcagtgttgtttgcctgcaaacttattcaagacccggcggtgtcgaaatactattg GCTACAAAGATGGAGATGCCACTTTGGCTTGCCAAGGGCCTTTATGAAAAGAAGAGGCGAGTACTGTCCGTGGAGCTGCCTAAGGTTTATCGTCAGGGCTGGAGAACAGTGTTCGGAGCGGATCCTACTGTTGTCGACCTTCACAAGATGGGGCCTTATTATTATGGGTTAGGCTCCCAGATACTGCATTTTGACAGCCCAGAAAACCAAGAGATTGCTCAAACCGTCCTCCAG ACTTTCATTGGACGTTTCCGCCGGACCATGGACTCGTCCCAGAACGCCTACAATGAAGACACATCAGTGCTAGTGGAGCGCTTGGACTGCTTAGAAAGGAGTTTGTTTAAGGCAGGACAGAGTGGACTGAACGGTTTCCAGCTGTGGGAAAAAGGTCGGTCCTCTCACCTGACTGCCTCTAGTCTAGTTATCAACTACAGAAAGAGGAAAATCGCCGACCTGCAGGCCTGA